From Candidatus Brocadiaceae bacterium, the proteins below share one genomic window:
- a CDS encoding acetyl ornithine aminotransferase family protein gives MLDEKYPCIKTKPPGPNAIQYVNGDKKFISPSSAKALPLVVKAAKGMAVIDVDDNIFLDFTAGVAVCNTGHNHDQIISAIASQAEILLHMSGADFYNPLQIVLAEKLSDICPGTGAKKVFFGNSGAESVEAAFKLARYYTKRPIVIAFYNAFHGRTMGALSLTASKINQRKNFLPLIPEVVHIPYAYCYRCHYGLTPDTCNMACVTWIKEELFKTMVSPDDVAAVVVEIVQGEGGYIVPPKEFHTALYQLTREYGILYVADEVQSGMGRTGKMFASEHFDIVPDIITIAKGIASGLPLSATVATDEIMSWESGSHASTFGGNPLSCQTALTTIKLLEEGLIHNAAIQGEYFLCELKKLEKLYPIIGDARGLGLMLAIEIVKDKETREYAPTERDEILRRAFSKGLLLLGCGRSAIRFCPPLILTKKDVVTALSILEECIRETLGKGV, from the coding sequence ATGTTAGATGAAAAGTATCCCTGTATAAAAACGAAACCACCCGGGCCGAATGCCATTCAATACGTAAATGGTGATAAAAAATTTATTTCTCCTTCTTCCGCAAAAGCTCTTCCTCTTGTAGTAAAAGCCGCAAAAGGCATGGCTGTTATCGATGTTGATGATAATATATTTCTTGATTTTACCGCGGGTGTTGCCGTCTGTAACACCGGGCATAATCATGACCAGATTATTTCCGCGATTGCAAGTCAGGCAGAAATCCTCTTGCACATGTCAGGTGCAGATTTTTACAATCCTTTGCAAATCGTGTTGGCAGAGAAGCTTTCGGATATTTGTCCGGGAACGGGTGCAAAAAAGGTGTTTTTTGGAAATTCCGGGGCAGAATCAGTTGAAGCCGCATTTAAACTGGCTCGTTATTACACAAAACGTCCGATTGTGATTGCTTTTTACAATGCCTTTCATGGAAGAACTATGGGCGCTCTCTCTTTGACGGCAAGCAAGATAAATCAAAGGAAAAATTTTCTTCCTTTGATTCCAGAAGTTGTTCATATTCCCTATGCATACTGTTATCGCTGTCATTACGGATTAACACCGGATACTTGTAACATGGCATGTGTGACCTGGATAAAGGAAGAGTTGTTCAAAACGATGGTGTCGCCTGATGATGTTGCTGCAGTAGTTGTGGAGATTGTTCAGGGCGAAGGAGGATATATTGTCCCTCCGAAAGAATTTCACACGGCCTTGTACCAATTGACCCGTGAATACGGCATTCTCTATGTTGCTGATGAGGTGCAATCCGGTATGGGACGGACAGGAAAAATGTTTGCCTCTGAGCACTTTGATATAGTTCCGGATATCATTACCATTGCCAAAGGTATTGCGTCGGGCCTTCCCCTGTCTGCTACCGTTGCGACAGATGAAATAATGAGTTGGGAATCAGGGAGTCATGCCAGCACATTTGGTGGTAACCCGCTAAGTTGTCAAACTGCGCTCACGACAATTAAGCTCCTTGAGGAGGGTTTGATACACAATGCAGCTATACAGGGTGAATATTTTCTGTGTGAATTAAAGAAATTAGAAAAATTATATCCTATTATAGGGGACGCAAGAGGTCTTGGGCTTATGCTTGCAATTGAGATTGTAAAGGATAAAGAGACCAGGGAATATGCGCCTACGGAACGAGACGAAATTCTCCGAAGGGCGTTTTCGAAAGGGCTTCTACTGTTAGGTTGCGGGCGAAGCGCCATTCGTTTTTGCCCTCCACTGATTCTCACGAAAAAAGATGTGGTTACTGCCTTGTCAATACTCGAAGAGTGCATACGGGAAACGTTGGGAAAGGGCGTATAA
- the obgE gene encoding GTPase ObgE — MFVDEAVIFVKGGDGGDGCVSFRREKYVPHGGPDGGDGGKGGDVILSISDKIDTLLDFTSRVKHIAKNGSHGKGSTKTGRDGKPLMLYLPRGTIVKDKETGRLLKDMSAYGESIVIARGGKGGRGNKHFATATNQVPRQAGKGQPGEERWLRLELKLFADVGLIGMPNAGKSTLLSRLSSAKPKIADYPFTTLQPQLGVVEIENFRRFIMADIPGLIEGAHRGVGLGDEFLRHIERTKLLVHLLDVSSFPEKDPFDSYRVVRNELIQHNPKLAEKKEIVIANKMDLLDEENGARCVQSLNEKLSQPVCPLSAVTGKNFTTLINQIVHALHTVQNQTNDSLLCG, encoded by the coding sequence ATGTTTGTCGATGAAGCAGTCATATTTGTGAAAGGGGGAGATGGAGGCGACGGATGTGTAAGTTTTAGAAGGGAAAAATATGTTCCTCATGGGGGGCCAGACGGAGGTGATGGGGGTAAAGGTGGTGATGTTATACTGAGCATCAGTGATAAAATAGATACGTTGCTTGATTTTACTTCACGGGTAAAACACATTGCAAAGAATGGTTCTCACGGGAAGGGATCGACAAAGACGGGGAGAGATGGAAAACCTCTCATGCTTTATCTGCCCAGGGGCACTATCGTTAAAGATAAGGAAACGGGACGCCTTCTCAAGGACATGAGCGCCTATGGCGAAAGCATTGTTATTGCTCGAGGAGGAAAAGGGGGAAGAGGAAATAAGCATTTTGCAACAGCAACCAATCAAGTGCCTCGCCAGGCGGGAAAGGGTCAGCCTGGTGAAGAACGATGGTTGCGCCTGGAATTGAAATTATTTGCAGACGTTGGTCTCATAGGAATGCCTAACGCAGGAAAATCTACTTTGTTGTCTCGTCTCTCTTCTGCGAAACCTAAGATTGCAGATTATCCGTTTACTACGCTACAGCCTCAACTGGGTGTTGTTGAAATAGAAAATTTTCGAAGGTTTATCATGGCAGATATTCCTGGCCTGATTGAAGGGGCTCATAGGGGTGTCGGGCTTGGTGATGAGTTTTTACGCCACATAGAAAGAACGAAATTGTTAGTGCATCTATTGGATGTTTCATCCTTTCCGGAAAAAGATCCGTTTGATTCTTATCGTGTTGTACGAAATGAGCTGATACAGCACAATCCAAAACTTGCAGAAAAAAAAGAAATAGTTATAGCAAATAAAATGGATCTTCTTGATGAAGAGAACGGCGCCAGGTGTGTTCAATCCTTAAATGAAAAATTATCACAACCTGTTTGCCCTCTCTCCGCGGTTACAGGTAAAAATTTTACCACGCTCATTAATCAAATTGTTCATGCCTTACATACAGTTCAAAACCAGACAAACGATTCACTCTTATGTGGCTAG
- a CDS encoding response regulator — MPKEKILIVDDEPDLVKLIQYHLEKDGYKAISACNGEDALLLARKEMPELVVLDLMLPGIDGLEVCKRLKADRELSSIPIIMLTAKGEELDVTLGLKLGADDYVVKPFSPKELVARVQTVLRRTRVSPEKKERINIDGLTIDMHKYEVAVENEIIPLTSSEFKLVHHLACKPGRVFTRDQLLDIVSGIDAIVTDRTVDVHIASIRKKLKTYSDRIVTIRGIGYKFRE; from the coding sequence ATGCCGAAAGAGAAAATCCTCATCGTTGATGATGAGCCAGATCTTGTTAAATTGATCCAATATCATCTTGAAAAAGATGGCTATAAGGCGATCTCCGCTTGTAATGGCGAGGATGCTTTGCTTCTGGCAAGAAAGGAGATGCCGGAGTTGGTCGTGCTGGATCTTATGTTGCCTGGAATCGATGGGCTGGAGGTATGTAAAAGACTGAAGGCGGATAGGGAGTTATCCTCTATTCCCATTATCATGCTTACGGCTAAAGGGGAAGAATTGGACGTGACTCTTGGATTAAAGCTGGGCGCGGACGATTATGTTGTCAAGCCATTCAGCCCGAAGGAACTTGTTGCCCGTGTTCAAACGGTTCTCAGGCGCACACGTGTGTCTCCGGAAAAAAAAGAGCGCATTAACATTGATGGCCTGACAATTGATATGCACAAATATGAAGTTGCCGTGGAAAATGAAATTATTCCTTTGACATCCAGTGAATTTAAACTGGTTCATCATTTAGCCTGCAAGCCAGGGCGGGTCTTTACCAGAGATCAATTGCTCGATATTGTTTCCGGGATAGACGCAATTGTCACCGACCGGACGGTGGATGTGCACATCGCTTCCATCAGAAAAAAATTGAAAACCTATTCGGACCGCATTGTTACGATCCGTGGAATTGGATATAAATTTAGAGAATAG
- a CDS encoding type III pantothenate kinase — MWLALDIGNTNVHIGVFDGKDLQSTHSVKSAPLDAVTTGISAIMKHPAYGHMQAIIVSSVHPKAEAVVVKYFLESFRIKPQIIGKDIPLPLSVLTEKPETVGADRLLNALAAFEHTKTRTVIVDAGTAITIDGVNERGDFLGGVIVPGMEIASKALGEHTSLLPTVSICKPGQVLGKNTVSAINSGVYWGTIGMVRYLITLLCEELEYQPSVIVTGGYAEILAPEIESVTAVSPHLTLKGIRIAYEKNKILPK; from the coding sequence ATGTGGCTAGCATTAGATATTGGTAATACAAATGTTCATATTGGAGTGTTTGACGGAAAGGATCTGCAATCTACGCATTCAGTGAAAAGTGCGCCGCTTGACGCCGTTACGACAGGTATTTCTGCGATAATGAAGCATCCTGCTTATGGTCATATGCAAGCAATTATTGTTTCTTCTGTTCATCCGAAAGCTGAAGCCGTAGTTGTTAAATATTTCCTGGAATCTTTTCGCATAAAACCCCAAATTATTGGGAAAGATATACCTCTCCCTCTGTCCGTTCTCACTGAAAAGCCGGAAACGGTCGGCGCTGATCGTCTGCTGAATGCGCTTGCGGCATTTGAACACACAAAAACCAGAACGGTTATCGTGGATGCTGGCACCGCAATTACTATTGATGGTGTCAATGAGCGTGGAGATTTTCTCGGAGGTGTTATCGTTCCCGGTATGGAGATAGCATCAAAAGCCCTTGGAGAGCATACTTCGCTCTTGCCAACGGTATCGATTTGTAAACCAGGGCAGGTTCTCGGAAAAAATACGGTGAGTGCAATAAATTCTGGTGTGTATTGGGGTACTATTGGAATGGTACGTTACTTAATAACCCTGCTCTGTGAAGAGTTGGAATATCAACCTTCTGTAATCGTAACCGGAGGGTATGCTGAAATTCTTGCACCGGAAATCGAGTCAGTGACAGCCGTCTCCCCTCATTTAACGTTGAAAGGGATTAGAATTGCATACGAAAAAAATAAGATTCTTCCGAAATAA